From one Enterobacter kobei genomic stretch:
- a CDS encoding type II toxin-antitoxin system RelE/ParE family toxin, whose translation MCAKKTGPEIEIYQSRRFEKKFAALTDQQQRDVDEQIELILEDPELGERKKGDLSFLRVHKFRMNDQLYLLGYSWIEGKLELYLLSIGSHENFYDEQKRHRKADLKLIV comes from the coding sequence ATGTGCGCAAAAAAGACAGGGCCTGAAATTGAGATTTATCAGTCACGTCGTTTTGAAAAGAAATTTGCCGCGCTGACCGATCAGCAGCAGCGGGATGTCGATGAGCAAATCGAGCTGATCCTTGAGGATCCTGAGCTCGGCGAACGCAAAAAAGGCGATCTCAGCTTTTTGCGTGTACATAAGTTCAGAATGAATGACCAGCTGTATCTGTTAGGCTACAGCTGGATTGAGGGAAAGCTGGAGCTGTATCTTCTGAGCATTGGCTCACACGAAAATTTTTATGACGAGCAGAAACGCCATCGCAAGGCCGATCTGAAGCTCATCGTATAG
- the panM gene encoding aspartate 1-decarboxylase autocleavage activator PanM, which produces MKLTIIRLNTFSEQDHIDLGKIWPEYSPDSLAVDERHCIYAARFNDRLLAAVRVTLSGKDGALDSLRVRDVTRRRGVGKYLLEEVLRAHPEISVWWMSDIAVEDKAVMDAFMRSAGFSACADGWQKR; this is translated from the coding sequence ATGAAACTGACTATCATCCGTCTGAACACATTCAGCGAACAGGATCATATCGATTTAGGCAAAATCTGGCCGGAGTACTCGCCGGATTCATTAGCGGTCGACGAGCGCCACTGTATCTATGCCGCACGGTTTAACGATCGCCTGCTGGCCGCAGTGCGCGTCACGTTAAGCGGTAAAGATGGGGCGCTGGATTCGCTGCGCGTACGTGACGTCACCCGCCGCCGCGGCGTGGGTAAGTATTTGCTGGAGGAAGTGCTGCGCGCACACCCGGAGATCAGCGTCTGGTGGATGTCAGATATTGCGGTCGAAGATAAAGCGGTGATGGATGCGTTTATGCGGTCGGCAGGTTTCAGCGCCTGTGCGGACGGCTGGCAGAAACGCTAA
- the livK gene encoding high-affinity branched-chain amino acid ABC transporter substrate-binding protein LivK: MNRNAKTLIAGMIALAMSQTVIAADIKVAVVGAMSGPVAQWGDMEFNGARQAIKDINAKGGIKGDKLVAVEYDDACDPKQAVAVANKIVNDGIQYVIGHLCSSSTQPASDIYEDEGILMISPGATNPELTQRGYQHIMRTAGLDSSQGPTAAKYILEKVKPQRIAIIHDKQQYGEGLARSVQDGLKKGGANVVFFDGITAGEKDFSALIARLQKENIDFVYYGGYYPEMGQMLRQARANGLKVQFMGPEGVGNASLSNIAGEAGEGMLVTMPKRYDQDPANSAIVSALKADKKDPSGPYVWITYAAVQSLATALERTGSDEPLALAKDLKANGAKTVIGPLNWDEKGDLKGFEFGVFQWHADGSSSVAK, from the coding sequence ATGAACAGGAACGCGAAGACGTTGATCGCGGGGATGATCGCACTGGCAATGTCGCAAACCGTTATTGCTGCCGATATTAAGGTGGCGGTGGTCGGGGCGATGTCCGGTCCGGTTGCCCAGTGGGGCGATATGGAATTCAACGGTGCCCGTCAGGCCATCAAAGATATTAATGCCAAAGGCGGTATTAAGGGCGACAAGCTGGTCGCGGTGGAATATGACGACGCCTGCGATCCGAAGCAAGCCGTGGCAGTGGCCAACAAAATCGTTAATGACGGTATTCAGTACGTTATTGGTCACCTCTGCTCATCATCCACCCAGCCGGCGTCGGATATCTATGAAGACGAAGGCATCCTGATGATTTCGCCTGGCGCGACCAACCCTGAACTGACGCAGCGCGGCTATCAGCACATTATGCGCACCGCCGGGCTGGACTCCTCCCAGGGACCGACCGCCGCAAAATACATTCTGGAAAAGGTGAAGCCGCAGCGTATCGCCATTATTCATGACAAGCAGCAATACGGCGAAGGCCTTGCGCGCTCGGTGCAGGACGGCCTGAAAAAAGGCGGTGCCAATGTGGTCTTCTTTGATGGTATCACCGCCGGTGAGAAAGATTTCTCCGCGCTGATCGCCCGCCTGCAAAAAGAAAATATCGATTTCGTTTATTACGGCGGTTACTACCCGGAAATGGGGCAGATGCTGCGCCAGGCGCGTGCTAACGGTCTGAAAGTGCAGTTTATGGGGCCGGAAGGCGTCGGTAATGCCTCGCTGTCAAATATTGCGGGTGAGGCGGGCGAAGGCATGCTGGTGACGATGCCAAAACGCTATGACCAGGATCCGGCAAACAGCGCTATCGTTTCGGCGCTGAAAGCCGATAAGAAAGATCCGTCCGGCCCGTACGTGTGGATCACCTATGCCGCTGTGCAGTCGCTGGCGACCGCGCTGGAACGCACCGGCAGCGATGAGCCATTAGCGCTGGCAAAAGATTTAAAAGCAAACGGTGCTAAGACCGTGATTGGGCCGCTGAACTGGGATGAGAAAGGCGATCTGAAGGGATTTGAATTTGGCGTCTTCCAGTGGCACGCCGACGGTTCATCCTCGGTAGCCAAATAA
- the livH gene encoding high-affinity branched-chain amino acid ABC transporter permease LivH, whose amino-acid sequence MSEQFLYFVQQMFNGVTLGSTYALIAIGYTMVYGIIGMINFAHGEVYMIGSYVSFMIIAALMMMGIDSSWLLVGAGFVGAIVIASAYGWSIERVAYRPVRSSKRLIALISAIGMSIFLQNYVSLTEGSRDVALPSLFNGQWVVGSSENFSASITTMQLVIWVVTFVAMLALTLFIRYSRMGRACRACAEDLKMASLLGINTDRVIALTFVIGAAMAAVAGVLLGQFYGVINPYIGFMAGMKAFTAAVLGGIGSIPGAMIGGLILGVAESLSSAYLSTEYKDVVSFALLIGVLLVMPTGILGRPEVEKV is encoded by the coding sequence ATGTCCGAGCAGTTTCTCTACTTCGTGCAGCAAATGTTTAACGGCGTTACGCTGGGAAGCACTTACGCGCTAATCGCCATTGGTTACACCATGGTTTACGGCATTATCGGCATGATCAACTTCGCCCATGGCGAGGTGTATATGATCGGCAGCTATGTCTCCTTTATGATCATCGCGGCGCTGATGATGATGGGCATCGACAGCAGCTGGCTGCTGGTGGGTGCTGGTTTTGTCGGGGCGATTGTTATCGCCAGCGCCTACGGCTGGAGCATCGAACGGGTGGCCTATCGCCCGGTGCGCAGCTCTAAACGCCTGATCGCACTGATCTCCGCCATCGGTATGTCTATCTTCCTGCAAAACTACGTCAGCCTGACGGAAGGGTCGCGCGACGTGGCCTTGCCGAGCCTGTTTAACGGACAGTGGGTCGTGGGCAGCAGTGAAAACTTCTCTGCCTCTATCACCACCATGCAGCTGGTGATCTGGGTGGTGACTTTCGTCGCCATGCTGGCGCTGACGCTCTTTATTCGCTACTCCCGCATGGGGCGCGCCTGTCGCGCCTGTGCAGAAGATCTGAAGATGGCGAGCCTGCTCGGCATCAACACCGACCGCGTGATCGCCCTGACCTTTGTGATCGGTGCGGCGATGGCAGCGGTGGCGGGCGTACTGCTCGGTCAGTTCTACGGCGTAATTAACCCGTATATCGGCTTTATGGCCGGGATGAAAGCCTTCACGGCGGCGGTGCTGGGCGGTATCGGCAGCATTCCGGGCGCGATGATTGGTGGCCTGATCCTTGGCGTCGCGGAATCGCTCTCGTCGGCGTACCTGAGCACGGAATATAAAGATGTGGTGTCCTTCGCGCTGCTGATTGGCGTACTGCTGGTGATGCCGACCGGGATCCTGGGCCGTCCGGAGGTAGAGAAAGTATGA
- the livM gene encoding branched chain amino acid ABC transporter permease LivM: MKPMHFAMALLSAAMFFVLAGVFMGVQLQLDGTKLVVGHAADIRWQWVFVGTAVVFFFQLLRPAFQKSIKGISGPKFVLPAIDGSTVKQKLFLLALLVLAVAWPFMVSRGTVDIATLTMIYIILGLGLNVVVGLSGLLVLGYGGFYAIGAYTFALLNHYYGLGFWTCLPLAGLVSAAAGFLLGFPVLRLRGDYLAIVTLGFGEIVRILLLNNTEVTGGPNGISQIPKPTLFGLEFSRTAREGGWDTFSNFFNVKYDPSDRVVFLYLVALLLVVLSLFVINRLLRMPLGRAWEALREDEIACRSLGLNPTRIKLTAFTISAAFAGFAGTLFAARQGFVSPESFTFAESAFVLAIVVLGGMGSQFAVILAAILLVVSRELMRDFNEYSMLMLGGLMVLMMIWRPQGLLPMTRPQLKLKTGEAAKGEQA; encoded by the coding sequence ATGAAACCAATGCATTTTGCCATGGCGCTGCTGTCAGCGGCGATGTTCTTCGTCCTCGCGGGCGTCTTTATGGGTGTGCAACTGCAACTGGATGGCACCAAACTGGTGGTCGGACACGCGGCGGATATTCGCTGGCAGTGGGTGTTCGTTGGTACTGCGGTGGTGTTTTTCTTCCAGTTGCTGCGCCCCGCTTTCCAGAAAAGCATTAAAGGTATTTCCGGGCCGAAATTCGTGCTGCCGGCCATTGATGGCTCTACGGTAAAACAAAAGCTGTTCCTGCTGGCGTTGCTGGTGCTGGCTGTGGCCTGGCCGTTTATGGTGTCGCGTGGCACGGTGGATATCGCCACCCTGACCATGATTTACATCATTCTTGGTCTGGGGCTGAACGTGGTGGTGGGGTTGTCCGGTCTGCTGGTGCTGGGCTACGGCGGCTTCTACGCTATTGGCGCGTACACCTTCGCGCTGCTCAATCACTATTACGGTCTTGGCTTCTGGACCTGTCTGCCGCTGGCAGGGCTGGTCTCGGCGGCGGCAGGCTTCCTGCTCGGCTTCCCGGTGCTGCGTCTGCGCGGTGACTATCTAGCGATTGTTACCCTCGGCTTCGGCGAAATTGTGCGTATTCTGCTGCTCAATAACACCGAGGTCACCGGCGGGCCGAACGGCATCAGCCAAATCCCGAAACCGACGCTGTTTGGCCTGGAGTTCAGCCGTACAGCCCGTGAAGGTGGCTGGGATACGTTCAGCAACTTCTTTAACGTGAAATACGATCCGAGCGACCGCGTGGTGTTTCTCTATCTGGTCGCGCTGCTGCTGGTCGTGCTGAGCCTGTTCGTCATTAACCGGCTGCTGCGTATGCCGCTGGGGCGTGCGTGGGAAGCGCTGCGCGAGGATGAAATCGCCTGTCGTTCTCTGGGCCTGAACCCGACCCGCATCAAGCTGACCGCATTTACCATCAGCGCTGCGTTTGCCGGTTTTGCCGGAACGCTGTTTGCTGCGCGTCAGGGCTTTGTCAGCCCGGAATCCTTCACCTTTGCGGAATCCGCGTTTGTGCTGGCGATTGTGGTACTTGGCGGCATGGGATCGCAGTTTGCGGTGATCCTCGCGGCTATCCTGCTGGTGGTCTCCCGTGAATTAATGCGTGATTTCAATGAATACAGCATGTTAATGCTCGGTGGCCTGATGGTGCTGATGATGATCTGGCGTCCACAGGGCCTGCTGCCCATGACCCGTCCACAGCTGAAACTGAAAACCGGGGAAGCCGCGAAAGGAGAGCAGGCATGA
- the livG gene encoding high-affinity branched-chain amino acid ABC transporter ATP-binding protein LivG, with the protein MSQPLLSVNGLMMRFGGLLAVNNVSLDLHPQEIVSLIGPNGAGKTTVFNCLTGFYKPTGGTIMLRDQHLEGLPGQQIARMGVVRTFQHVRLFREMTVIENLLVAQHQQLKTGLFSGLLKTPAFRRAQSEALDRAATWLDRIGLLAHANRQASNLAYGDQRRLEIARCMVTQPEILMLDEPAAGLNPKETKELDELIVELRNHHNTTILLIEHDMKLVMGISDRIYVVNQGTPLANGTPEQIRHNPDVIRAYLGEA; encoded by the coding sequence ATGAGTCAGCCTTTATTGTCCGTTAATGGCCTGATGATGCGCTTCGGCGGTCTGCTGGCGGTAAATAACGTCTCGCTGGATCTGCATCCGCAGGAAATTGTGTCGCTGATTGGGCCGAACGGCGCGGGTAAAACCACGGTGTTCAACTGCCTGACCGGTTTTTATAAGCCGACCGGCGGTACCATCATGCTGCGCGACCAGCATCTGGAAGGTCTGCCGGGCCAGCAAATCGCCCGTATGGGCGTAGTGCGGACTTTCCAGCACGTACGCCTGTTCCGTGAAATGACGGTGATCGAAAACCTGCTGGTGGCGCAGCATCAACAACTGAAAACCGGTCTGTTTTCCGGCCTGCTAAAGACGCCAGCTTTCCGTCGCGCACAGTCTGAAGCCCTGGATCGCGCCGCCACCTGGCTTGACCGCATTGGTTTGTTAGCACACGCTAACCGGCAGGCGAGCAACCTGGCGTACGGCGATCAGCGTCGTCTGGAGATTGCCCGCTGCATGGTGACGCAGCCGGAGATCCTGATGCTCGATGAACCAGCCGCCGGTCTGAACCCGAAGGAAACTAAAGAGCTGGACGAGCTGATCGTCGAGCTGCGTAATCATCACAACACCACCATTCTGTTGATTGAACACGACATGAAGCTGGTGATGGGCATTTCCGACCGCATTTACGTGGTGAACCAGGGTACGCCGCTGGCCAACGGGACGCCGGAGCAAATTCGTCATAACCCGGATGTTATCCGTGCCTATTTAGGTGAGGCATAA
- the livF gene encoding high-affinity branched-chain amino acid ABC transporter ATP-binding protein LivF: protein MEKVMLSFDKVSAHYGKIQALHEVSLTINQGEIVTLIGANGAGKTTLLGTLCGDPRATSGRVVFDGKDITDWQTAKIMREAVAIVPEGRRVFSRMTVDENLAMGGFFADRDQFQTRIKRVYELFPRLYERRVQRAGTMSGGEQQMLAIGRALMSQPRLLLLDEPSLGLAPIIIQQIFDTIEQLRQEGMTIFLVEQNANQALKLADRGYVLENGHVVLEDTGDALLANEAVRSAYLGG from the coding sequence ATGGAAAAAGTCATGTTGTCCTTTGACAAAGTAAGTGCCCACTACGGCAAAATTCAGGCGCTGCACGAAGTCAGCCTGACCATCAATCAGGGAGAAATCGTTACCCTGATCGGCGCCAACGGCGCGGGTAAAACCACGCTACTGGGAACATTGTGCGGCGATCCGCGCGCCACCAGCGGGCGTGTGGTGTTTGACGGCAAAGACATTACCGACTGGCAGACCGCGAAAATCATGCGGGAAGCCGTGGCGATCGTGCCGGAAGGCCGTCGCGTGTTTTCCCGTATGACAGTGGATGAAAACCTGGCGATGGGCGGCTTCTTTGCCGATCGCGATCAGTTCCAGACCCGCATCAAGCGCGTCTACGAACTGTTCCCGCGTCTGTATGAGCGTCGGGTTCAGCGCGCAGGCACCATGTCCGGTGGGGAACAGCAGATGCTGGCGATCGGTCGCGCGCTGATGAGCCAGCCGCGCCTGCTGCTGCTTGATGAGCCGTCGCTCGGTCTTGCGCCGATTATCATCCAGCAAATCTTCGACACCATCGAACAGCTGCGTCAGGAAGGGATGACCATCTTCCTGGTCGAGCAGAACGCCAATCAGGCGCTGAAGCTTGCCGATCGCGGCTACGTGCTGGAAAACGGCCACGTCGTGCTCGAAGATACCGGCGACGCGCTACTGGCAAACGAAGCGGTACGCAGCGCCTATCTGGGCGGCTAA
- the ugpB gene encoding sn-glycerol-3-phosphate ABC transporter substrate-binding protein UgpB — MTSLRHTALGLALSLACAGQAMAVTTIPFWHSMEGQLGKEVESLAQRFNDTHPDYKIVPVYKGNYEQSLSAGIAAFRTGNAPALLQVYEVGTATMMASKAIKPVYEVFSDAGIKFDESQFVPTVAGYYTDSKTGHLLSQPFNSSTPVLYYNKDAFKKAGLDPEQPPKTWQDLAAYTAKLKAAGMKCGYASGWQGWIQIENFSAWHGLPVATKNNGFDGTDAVLEFNKPEQVKHIALLADLNKKGDFSYFGRKDESTEKFYNGDCAITTASSGSLADIRHYAKFNYGVGMMPYDADVKGAPQNAIIGGASLWVMQGKDKPTYTGVAQFLEFLAKPENAAEWHQKTGYLPITTAAYNLTREQGFYDKNPGADTATRQMLNKPPLPFTKGLRLGNMPQIRTIVDEELESVWTGKKTAQQALDSAVERGNQLLRRFEQSTKS, encoded by the coding sequence ATGACTTCGTTACGACATACAGCTTTAGGACTGGCGTTAAGCCTGGCATGTGCAGGTCAGGCGATGGCAGTCACCACCATCCCATTCTGGCACTCAATGGAAGGTCAGTTAGGTAAAGAAGTTGAATCCCTGGCGCAACGTTTTAATGACACCCATCCGGATTACAAAATTGTGCCGGTGTACAAAGGTAACTACGAGCAGAGCCTGAGCGCCGGTATTGCAGCCTTCCGTACCGGTAATGCCCCTGCGTTGTTACAGGTGTATGAAGTTGGCACCGCCACCATGATGGCATCCAAAGCCATCAAACCGGTGTACGAAGTGTTCAGCGATGCGGGCATCAAGTTTGATGAATCGCAATTCGTGCCGACGGTAGCCGGTTACTACACCGATTCAAAAACCGGCCACCTGCTGTCTCAGCCGTTCAACAGCTCTACGCCGGTGCTGTATTACAACAAAGACGCCTTCAAAAAAGCCGGTTTAGATCCGGAGCAACCGCCGAAAACCTGGCAGGATCTGGCCGCGTACACCGCAAAACTGAAAGCGGCAGGCATGAAATGTGGTTACGCCAGCGGCTGGCAGGGTTGGATCCAGATCGAAAACTTCAGCGCCTGGCATGGTCTGCCGGTCGCCACCAAAAACAACGGCTTTGACGGCACGGATGCGGTACTGGAATTCAACAAGCCGGAGCAGGTGAAACACATCGCCCTGCTTGCCGATCTGAACAAGAAAGGCGATTTCAGCTACTTTGGCCGCAAGGACGAGTCGACCGAGAAGTTCTATAACGGCGACTGCGCTATTACGACCGCGTCTTCCGGCTCGCTGGCGGATATCCGTCACTACGCCAAATTCAACTACGGTGTCGGCATGATGCCGTATGACGCCGACGTGAAAGGCGCGCCGCAGAACGCCATTATCGGCGGAGCCAGTCTGTGGGTGATGCAGGGGAAAGACAAGCCAACCTACACCGGTGTGGCGCAGTTCCTCGAGTTTCTGGCGAAGCCTGAGAATGCTGCCGAATGGCACCAGAAAACCGGCTATCTGCCGATCACCACCGCCGCCTATAACCTGACGCGCGAGCAGGGCTTCTACGATAAAAACCCGGGCGCGGATACCGCAACCCGTCAGATGCTGAACAAGCCGCCGTTGCCGTTCACCAAAGGCCTGCGTCTGGGCAACATGCCACAGATCCGCACCATTGTGGATGAAGAACTGGAATCGGTCTGGACCGGCAAGAAAACGGCCCAGCAGGCGCTGGATTCCGCCGTTGAGCGTGGTAATCAGCTGCTGCGCCGCTTCGAGCAGTCGACGAAGTCTTAA
- the ugpA gene encoding sn-glycerol-3-phosphate ABC transporter permease UgpA produces the protein MSSSRPVFRSRWLPYVLVAPQLIITIIFFIWPAGEALWYSVQSVDPFGLSSQFVGMDNFVALFHDSYYLDSFWTTIKFSGMVTFWGLLSSLFFAALVDYVIRASRLYQTLMLLPYAVAPAIAAVLWIFLFNPGRGLITHALDAVGYSWNHAQNSGQAMFLVVFASIWKQISYNFLFFFAALQSIPRSLVEAAAIDGAGPVRRFFQLSLPLIAPVSFFLLVVNLVYAFFDTFPVIDAATAGGPVQATTTLIYKIYREGFAGLDLSASAAQSVVLMLLVIGLTVVQFRYVESKVRYQ, from the coding sequence ATGTCATCTTCCCGTCCGGTATTCCGTTCGCGCTGGCTGCCTTATGTGCTGGTCGCGCCGCAGCTGATTATCACCATCATTTTCTTTATCTGGCCTGCGGGCGAAGCGCTGTGGTATTCGGTACAAAGCGTCGATCCCTTCGGGCTGTCCAGCCAGTTTGTCGGCATGGACAACTTCGTCGCGCTGTTTCATGACAGCTATTACCTCGATTCCTTCTGGACCACCATTAAGTTCAGCGGCATGGTCACCTTCTGGGGATTGCTGAGTTCATTATTCTTCGCTGCGCTGGTGGATTACGTGATCCGCGCCAGCCGCCTGTATCAGACGCTGATGCTGCTGCCGTATGCCGTCGCGCCAGCCATTGCCGCCGTGCTGTGGATTTTCTTATTCAATCCGGGCCGCGGCCTGATCACCCATGCGCTGGACGCAGTGGGATACAGCTGGAACCATGCACAGAACAGCGGGCAGGCGATGTTCCTGGTGGTGTTTGCCTCCATCTGGAAGCAGATCAGCTATAACTTCCTGTTCTTTTTCGCCGCCCTGCAATCGATTCCTCGCTCGCTGGTTGAGGCCGCCGCCATTGACGGTGCCGGGCCGGTGCGCCGTTTCTTCCAGCTGTCGTTACCGTTGATCGCGCCGGTGAGTTTCTTCCTGCTGGTGGTAAACCTGGTTTACGCCTTCTTCGACACCTTCCCGGTGATCGACGCCGCGACGGCGGGCGGGCCGGTGCAGGCCACCACGACGCTGATCTACAAAATTTACCGCGAAGGGTTTGCCGGGCTGGATCTCTCGGCGTCAGCCGCGCAGTCGGTGGTGCTGATGCTGCTGGTCATCGGGCTGACCGTCGTGCAGTTCCGCTATGTAGAAAGTAAGGTGCGCTACCAATGA
- the ugpE gene encoding sn-glycerol-3-phosphate ABC transporter permease UgpE, which translates to MIENRRGLTIFSHVMLILGIAAILFPLYVAFVAATLNNQQVFETPMTLIPGTHLLENIRTIWREGVGSNSAPFGVMLLNSFIMAFSITVGKIVVSMLSAFAIVWFRFPLRNLFFWMIFITLMLPVEVRIFPTVEVIARLNMLDSYTGLTLPLMASATATFLFRQFFMTLPDELIEAARIDGASPMRFFRDIVLPLSKTNLAALFVITFIYGWNQYLWPLLIVSDVNLGTAVAGIKGMIATGEGTTQWNHVMAAMLLTLIPPVVIVLAMQRAFVRGLVDSEK; encoded by the coding sequence ATGATCGAGAATCGCCGTGGGCTGACGATCTTCAGCCATGTCATGTTGATCCTCGGGATCGCCGCCATTCTGTTTCCGCTGTACGTGGCTTTTGTCGCCGCCACGCTGAACAACCAGCAAGTATTTGAAACGCCGATGACGCTGATCCCAGGAACGCATCTGCTGGAAAATATCCGCACCATCTGGCGGGAAGGCGTCGGCTCGAACAGCGCGCCCTTCGGAGTGATGCTGCTGAACAGCTTTATCATGGCGTTCAGCATTACGGTCGGGAAAATCGTGGTGTCGATGCTCTCCGCCTTTGCCATTGTCTGGTTTCGCTTCCCGCTGCGTAACCTGTTCTTCTGGATGATTTTTATCACCCTGATGCTGCCCGTTGAGGTGCGTATTTTCCCGACGGTGGAAGTCATTGCCCGGCTAAACATGCTCGACAGCTATACCGGGCTGACGCTGCCGCTGATGGCCTCGGCGACCGCCACCTTCCTGTTTCGCCAGTTCTTTATGACGCTGCCTGACGAACTGATCGAAGCCGCGCGCATTGATGGTGCCTCCCCGATGCGCTTTTTCCGCGACATCGTGCTGCCGCTGTCAAAAACCAATCTGGCGGCGCTGTTTGTCATCACCTTTATCTATGGCTGGAACCAGTACCTGTGGCCGCTGCTGATTGTCAGCGACGTGAACCTGGGCACCGCAGTGGCGGGCATCAAGGGCATGATCGCCACCGGAGAGGGCACCACGCAGTGGAACCACGTTATGGCCGCGATGTTGCTGACGCTCATTCCGCCGGTCGTCATTGTTTTAGCCATGCAGCGTGCCTTTGTGCGTGGTTTAGTTGATAGCGAGAAATAA
- a CDS encoding sn-glycerol-3-phosphate import ATP-binding protein UgpC → MAGLKLQAVTKSWDNGKTQIIQPLTLDVSDGEFIVMVGPSGCGKSTLLRMVAGLERVSSGDVWIDRQRVTDMEPKERGIAMVFQNYALYPHMSVEENMAWGLKIRGMGKAHIAERVKDAARILELDGLLKRRPRELSGGQRQRVAMGRAIVRDPAVFLFDEPLSNLDAKLRVQMRLELQQLHRRLKTTSLYVTHDQVEAMTLAQRVMVMNKGVAEQIGTPVEVYEKPASRFVASFIGSPAMNLLEGRISTSGTHFDLDSGMSLPINWVYRGYTGRNMTLGIRPEHITLSSQSAGGIPLVMDTLEMLGADNLAHGRWGEQKMVVRLPHHERPAPGSTLWLHFAENHLHLFDGETGQRV, encoded by the coding sequence ATGGCAGGTCTGAAATTACAGGCAGTAACCAAAAGCTGGGACAACGGCAAAACGCAGATTATTCAACCGCTGACGCTGGACGTGTCGGACGGTGAGTTTATTGTCATGGTCGGGCCGTCCGGCTGCGGCAAATCGACGCTGCTGCGCATGGTGGCGGGTCTGGAGCGTGTGTCCAGCGGCGATGTGTGGATCGATCGCCAGCGAGTCACCGACATGGAGCCGAAAGAGCGCGGTATTGCCATGGTATTCCAGAACTATGCGCTTTATCCGCACATGAGCGTGGAAGAGAACATGGCCTGGGGCCTGAAGATCCGTGGCATGGGCAAAGCGCACATTGCGGAGCGGGTAAAGGACGCCGCGCGTATTCTGGAGCTGGATGGCCTGCTTAAACGCCGTCCGCGCGAGCTGTCCGGCGGGCAGCGGCAACGTGTGGCGATGGGCCGCGCCATTGTGCGCGATCCGGCGGTCTTCCTGTTCGATGAGCCGCTCTCTAACCTCGATGCGAAACTGCGTGTGCAGATGCGTCTTGAACTGCAACAGCTACACCGCCGCCTGAAAACCACCTCACTGTACGTCACCCACGATCAGGTGGAAGCCATGACGCTGGCCCAGCGCGTGATGGTGATGAACAAAGGCGTGGCGGAGCAAATCGGCACGCCGGTGGAAGTCTATGAGAAGCCTGCCAGCCGCTTTGTGGCGAGCTTTATCGGCAGCCCGGCGATGAACCTGCTGGAAGGGCGTATCAGCACCAGTGGCACCCATTTTGATCTCGACAGCGGCATGTCGCTACCCATTAACTGGGTGTATCGGGGCTATACCGGGCGCAACATGACGCTGGGTATCCGCCCGGAGCATATTACGCTAAGCTCACAATCCGCAGGCGGGATCCCGCTGGTGATGGACACGCTGGAAATGCTCGGCGCTGATAACCTGGCCCACGGGCGCTGGGGCGAACAGAAAATGGTGGTCCGTCTGCCGCATCATGAACGTCCTGCCCCTGGCAGCACGCTGTGGCTGCATTTCGCGGAGAACCATCTGCACCTTTTCGACGGTGAAACAGGACAACGAGTATGA